A single region of the Silene latifolia isolate original U9 population chromosome 8, ASM4854445v1, whole genome shotgun sequence genome encodes:
- the LOC141595351 gene encoding protein FAR1-RELATED SEQUENCE 5-like: MTEVQKQFVTKVEVLKLGGVKAYRGWKELCGGYDNIGATKVDFKNFVRGIKTYIGNFDAQMFVENLIGRKDTCSSFYFDFIVDENKCLAGVFWADPICIKNYMLFGEVLSADATYGINKYDMVFVPFTGVDHHKRCITFGAGLIGDKSIECYTWLFKTFLEAMGGCQPRIIITDQDKSMKSVVPEVFKESTHRLCMWYIMKKLREKVSYQLFQDEDFKTRLNRCVWNNQLEPDEFEEQWGKIMTDYQLVEHEWFSDLYDLREQWIPAYFKDVSMSGLMRVTSRSESENSFFDRFLTPHLTLVEFWVCYESALEAQRHKHSKLNSDNKHSEIPRKTKSNLEVHASEILADAK, encoded by the exons ATGACAGAGGTACAGAAGCAATTTGTCACAAAGGTAGAGGTGCTAAAACTAGGTGGTGTGAAAGCCTATAGAGGTTGGAAGGAGCTGTGTGGAGGTTACGACAACATTGGGGCTACTAAGGTTGATTTCAAAAACTTTGTCAGGGGCATAAAAACCTACATTGGTAATTTTGATGCACAAATGTTTGTTGAAAATCTTATTGGGAGAAAAGACACATGCagttcattttactttgattttatagTAGATGAAAACAAGTGCCTGGCTGGAGTGTTTTGGGCAGATCCGATCTGCATAAAGAACTACATGCTGTTCGGTGAGGTTTTATCAGCAGATGCTACATATGGAATaaacaagtacgatatggtgTTTGTGCCTTTCACAGGAGTTGATCACCACAAAAGGTGCATAACTTTTGGAGCTGGGTTGATAGGTGATAAAAGTATTGAGTGTTATACATGGCTGTTCAAGACATTTTTGGAAGCAATGGGCGGGTGCCAACCGAGAATTATAATTACTGATCAGGATAAATCAATGAAGTCGGTAGTCCCGGAAGTGTTTAAGGAGTCAACACACAGACTGTGCATGTGGTACATAATGAAGAAACTAAGAGAGAAAGTCAGTTATCAACTGTTTCAAGATGAGGATTTTAAGACCAGACTCAAtaggtgtgtttggaacaaccaacTTGAGCCTGATGAATTCGAAGAACAATGGGGGAAGATAATGACTGATTATCAACTTGTAGAACACGAGTGGTTTTCAGATTTGTACGATCTCAGGGAACAGTGGATCCCTGCCTATTTTAAAGATGTTTCAATGTCTGGCTTGATGAGGGTTACTTCTAGGTCTGAGAGTGAAAACAGTTTCTTTGACAGGTTCCTCACACCTCATTTGACCCTTGTTGAGTTTTGGGTGTGCTATGAGAGTGCCTTGGAAGCACAAAGACACAAGCACTCCAAATTGAACAGTGACAACAAACACTCTGAAATCCCACGGAAAACAAAGTCAAACCTTGAAGTCCATGCTTCTGAAAT ACTTGCAGATGCCAAATAA